One stretch of Pseudoramibacter sp. DNA includes these proteins:
- a CDS encoding zinc metallopeptidase, translating into MFFWDWTWIILIPGLIVSAIAQAKVTSAFNAYSRIPSRSGLTGFETARRLLAVRNVPVTLHSISGNLTDHFDPRDKTIGLSQPVGNSSSLAAVAVAAHETGHAYQDYEGYFGLKFRNAIVPICNFATNAAWPIFFIGLIFGAASQYGVVLMNLGILFFSFSLVFSLVTLPVEFNASHRALVMLKENQMLGEDEIKGARRVLSAAAMTYVAASLMAFLNLLRLIAIRDSRS; encoded by the coding sequence ATGTTTTTTTGGGATTGGACATGGATCATACTGATTCCAGGATTAATTGTTTCGGCTATTGCACAGGCGAAAGTAACCTCAGCTTTTAATGCCTACAGCCGCATTCCTTCGCGCTCGGGACTGACAGGCTTTGAAACGGCAAGAAGACTTTTGGCGGTCCGGAATGTGCCGGTAACCCTTCATAGTATCAGCGGTAATTTGACGGATCATTTTGATCCCCGGGATAAAACCATCGGTTTGTCTCAGCCTGTGGGAAATAGTTCGAGTTTAGCGGCTGTTGCAGTGGCGGCACACGAAACCGGCCACGCTTATCAGGATTATGAAGGTTATTTTGGATTGAAATTCAGAAATGCCATTGTCCCGATCTGCAATTTTGCAACCAATGCGGCCTGGCCAATATTTTTTATCGGGCTGATTTTTGGTGCAGCGAGTCAGTACGGTGTTGTATTAATGAATTTGGGCATCTTGTTTTTCTCATTTTCACTGGTGTTCAGTCTGGTGACATTGCCGGTGGAATTTAATGCCAGCCATCGGGCACTGGTGATGCTGAAGGAAAATCAAATGCTGGGTGAAGACGAAATCAAAGGGGCCAGACGTGTTTTATCTGCAGCTGCCATGACGTACGTTGCGGCTTCACTAATGGCATTTTTAAACTTGCTCAGATTGATTGCAATAAGAGACAGCCGTTCCTAA
- the rsmB gene encoding 16S rRNA (cytosine(967)-C(5))-methyltransferase RsmB, whose amino-acid sequence MKKEKRKYSKKISPREQAFLSLLAIDREGAFSNLEIKKVLSRSLFSKPDMHLYTALVYGVLQNELYLDHQIKKMLKSRTSLDFKVRELLRIGAYQLLMMDRIPDYAVISETVDLCKKYCPRAKGFVNGVLRNMARQKQQLKNWSWSDYENSVQALSIRASVPREILDIFLQVFGTKKGVQILMQMNQPSPLTLRANRLKTSREKLIHLLEEDGIESEKTLLSQEGIRVENASVTELSGTQACQSGLFTIQDQGAMLIAETLDPKAGEQVLDMCAAPGGKTTYFAEMMENCGQIVARDLYPSRLKLIDAQAARLGVTIICTEIGDSTKLDAKDHGRYDRVLLDAPCSGLGIIRRKPEIRYRFNRKEQKALIQIQRKMLLNAADALKAGGTLVYSTCTVDPKENGEQVQWLTQNRKNMKIEMTRQISLLDDRCDGFYMAKLRKTAQD is encoded by the coding sequence ATGAAAAAAGAAAAAAGAAAATATTCAAAAAAAATATCACCGCGCGAGCAGGCTTTTTTGAGTTTGCTCGCAATAGACCGGGAGGGCGCTTTTTCAAATTTGGAAATAAAAAAAGTGCTTTCCCGTTCTCTGTTTTCAAAGCCGGACATGCATCTGTATACAGCTTTGGTTTATGGGGTGCTTCAAAATGAACTTTATTTAGATCATCAAATTAAAAAGATGCTCAAATCCAGAACTTCTTTGGATTTTAAAGTTCGCGAATTATTGCGGATTGGCGCTTATCAGCTTTTGATGATGGACCGCATCCCCGACTATGCTGTCATTTCCGAAACTGTGGATTTATGCAAGAAATACTGTCCCCGGGCGAAGGGATTCGTCAACGGTGTACTTAGAAATATGGCAAGGCAGAAGCAGCAGTTAAAAAATTGGTCCTGGTCTGATTATGAGAATTCAGTACAGGCACTTTCCATTCGTGCGTCTGTTCCCCGAGAGATTCTTGATATTTTTCTTCAGGTTTTCGGCACAAAGAAGGGGGTTCAGATCCTAATGCAGATGAATCAGCCATCGCCGTTAACACTGAGAGCGAATAGACTGAAAACGTCACGGGAAAAATTGATTCATCTTTTGGAGGAAGATGGCATCGAAAGTGAAAAAACGCTTTTATCTCAAGAAGGGATAAGAGTGGAAAATGCTTCTGTGACGGAATTGAGCGGTACACAGGCTTGTCAGTCAGGATTATTTACCATCCAGGATCAAGGTGCGATGCTCATTGCAGAGACGCTTGATCCCAAAGCGGGTGAGCAAGTATTGGATATGTGTGCAGCACCAGGCGGCAAGACCACTTATTTTGCAGAAATGATGGAGAACTGCGGTCAGATCGTTGCCAGAGATCTCTATCCTTCACGCTTAAAATTAATCGATGCGCAAGCTGCGCGGCTAGGCGTTACGATTATTTGTACAGAAATTGGAGACAGCACAAAATTGGACGCAAAAGACCACGGGCGTTACGATCGTGTGCTGTTGGATGCCCCATGTTCTGGTTTGGGCATTATCCGAAGGAAACCAGAAATTCGATATCGGTTCAACCGAAAAGAGCAAAAGGCTTTGATTCAAATTCAGCGCAAAATGCTATTAAATGCTGCCGATGCGTTAAAAGCAGGCGGTACATTGGTTTATTCGACATGCACAGTTGATCCCAAAGAAAACGGTGAGCAGGTTCAATGGCTTACTCAAAACAGAAAAAATATGAAGATCGAGATGACACGTCAAATCAGCCTATTGGATGATCGCTGCGATGGTTTTTATATGGCAAAATTGAGAAAAACAGCGCAGGATTAA
- a CDS encoding glycoside hydrolase family 3 protein has translation MKSSERETLSIRRRRRKLTLKQKCSMLSGQSKWKSQEIAKENICSFTMSDGPHGVRQEKTDGTAFPSTCFPPEVTLASSWNPALVYRVAAAIAEEAAEKGIDVILGPGLNIKRSPLCGRNFEYFSEDPLLSGILGKAYIQGAKSRFMETCVKHFFANNQEYHRMTVDAQISKRAIREIYIRPFEIAIREADPGMVMAAYNRVNGVYATENQDYLSNLLRDQWHYHGVTVSDWSAVHQRADSVKAGLDLEMPASGGVNDEKVYQAVKHGQLPIADVNRSVERLIAFGDRCEENRKKRKELHRSGKASHRRLAREAGAEGIVLLENKHHLLPLCPEKLSAESHVLVVGPLAKSPRIQGGGSSQVNADDVCSPWEALNQTYSQIHLDYANGYAFEKQATSQAQKRLREEAVNKAEKADAVLLFLGLPDSIESESWDRKDMNLPQDQ, from the coding sequence TTGAAATCTTCAGAGCGTGAAACATTATCGATTCGGCGGAGAAGACGTAAATTAACTTTAAAGCAGAAATGTTCAATGCTGTCGGGACAATCGAAATGGAAATCTCAGGAAATTGCGAAAGAAAATATTTGTTCGTTTACCATGTCAGATGGTCCCCATGGTGTTCGACAGGAAAAAACAGACGGAACGGCGTTTCCATCCACCTGTTTTCCGCCGGAAGTGACATTGGCTTCTTCATGGAATCCTGCTCTCGTTTACCGTGTTGCGGCAGCAATTGCGGAAGAAGCCGCAGAGAAAGGCATTGACGTCATTTTAGGGCCAGGATTAAATATTAAAAGAAGTCCTCTTTGCGGAAGAAATTTTGAATATTTTTCAGAAGACCCTCTGTTGTCCGGCATACTTGGAAAGGCTTATATACAAGGGGCTAAAAGCCGTTTTATGGAGACTTGTGTCAAGCACTTTTTTGCCAATAACCAGGAATACCACCGCATGACGGTAGATGCGCAAATTTCTAAAAGGGCGATACGGGAAATTTATATCCGCCCCTTTGAAATCGCCATTCGCGAGGCCGACCCAGGAATGGTGATGGCGGCATATAACCGCGTTAACGGTGTGTACGCGACTGAAAATCAGGACTATTTGTCGAACCTGCTTAGAGATCAATGGCATTATCATGGTGTAACGGTTTCGGACTGGTCAGCGGTGCATCAGCGGGCGGACAGTGTAAAAGCAGGACTGGATTTAGAAATGCCGGCTTCAGGCGGTGTCAACGATGAAAAAGTTTATCAAGCGGTTAAACACGGTCAATTGCCAATCGCAGATGTGAACCGGAGCGTTGAAAGACTGATTGCCTTTGGTGACCGCTGTGAAGAAAACCGGAAAAAAAGAAAAGAACTGCATCGTTCGGGCAAGGCTTCTCATCGGCGCTTAGCCCGGGAGGCAGGGGCCGAAGGAATCGTGCTATTAGAAAATAAGCATCATCTGCTGCCGCTGTGTCCGGAAAAATTATCTGCAGAAAGCCATGTTCTGGTTGTCGGTCCATTGGCAAAAAGCCCACGAATCCAGGGTGGTGGCTCTTCACAAGTCAATGCAGATGATGTCTGTTCCCCCTGGGAGGCTTTAAACCAGACGTACTCGCAGATTCATCTGGATTATGCGAATGGTTATGCTTTTGAAAAGCAGGCGACCTCCCAGGCACAGAAACGCTTGAGAGAAGAGGCCGTAAACAAGGCTGAAAAAGCCGATGCCGTTTTGTTGTTCCTTGGACTGCCGGATTCAATCGAAAGCGAATCTTGGGACCGTAAAGATATGAATCTGCCGCAAGATCAATAA